In one window of Porites lutea chromosome 8, jaPorLute2.1, whole genome shotgun sequence DNA:
- the LOC140945819 gene encoding uncharacterized protein has product MAGMPDEFSSNSPLSFDFTDGLLDDDVAQKMRIPQKITVAGDEEEYPASAATGTSGAAMTSSMMAIPERIEIGNFASPTSGIPKDLRDNLGSVNSKSSMVTPPRTLTVDDTKSAHYPQRIATAQPSPIHGTGERGAFAAKFVEDESIAVGLEVIEEGTPLDSDGEVGHYMGNDLSDTRKCLIQVQQLNRRVRDLERDLQRNTVGFWSKLAFFAFTIINPIILHWLLWKRR; this is encoded by the exons ATGGCGGGCATGCCTGatgaattttcttcaaactcGCCGTTATCTTTCGATTTTACCGACGGTCTACTCGACGATGATGTTGCCCAAAAAATGAgaattccacaaaaaatcacCGTAGCTGGGGACGAAGAGGAATATCCGGCTAGTGCAGCGACAGGTACCTCGGGGGCAGCCATGACATCGTCAATGATGGCCATTCCAGAACGAATCGAAATCGGCAATTTTGCTTCTCCAACGAGTGGAATTCCCAAGGATTTAAGAGATAATTTGGGGAGTGTGAATTCTAAGAGTAGTATGGTAACTCCACCACGAACTCTGACTGTTGATGACACAAAATCAGCACATTATCCTCAAAGGATCGCGACAGCACAGCCTTCGCCGATTCATGGAACAGGTGAGAGAGGGGCTTTTGCTGCTAAATTCGTGGAAGATGAAAG TATTGCTGTTGGTCTTGAAGTTATTGAAGAAGGCACGCCACTTGATAGTGACGGTGAAGTTGGTCATTACATGGGCAATGACCTGTCAGACACCAGGAAGTGCTTGATTCAGGTGCAACAGTTAAACCGCAGAGTGCGAGATCTTGAGAGAGACTTGCAGAGAAATACAGTTGGATTCTGGTCCAAGCTCGCTTTCTTTGCTTTTACAATCATCAACCCCATTATACTCCACTGGCTTTTGTGGAAAAGAAGATGA